The Thermovirga sp. DNA segment CCGGGGAAAAAGCCTACCAGGGGATATGCCTTGAAAAGCCGCTGAAGGTTGCTCAATATACTGTGGGTCCTGAGATAGGGGTAGACCAGACCCACACCTGTGAGGAAGAACATACGGCACGCACCGTTTTTGAGCTTGCCCTCGATCTCGGGCACGATGGCCCTCTCCAC contains these protein-coding regions:
- a CDS encoding DUF1788 domain-containing protein; translated protein: MPEIEGKLKNGACRMFFLTGVGLVYPYLRTHSILSNLQRLFKAYPLVGFFPGKYQFTRSKGYRLYLFGLLPGDNYYRAFDLDEYAV